Proteins encoded within one genomic window of Cyprinus carpio isolate SPL01 chromosome B22, ASM1834038v1, whole genome shotgun sequence:
- the LOC109054092 gene encoding uncharacterized protein LOC109054092 → MTHAFILFCLCFSHLVGVFVVETNVVKSVSVMEGDSVTLKTDDKQGYDKIEWRFGDERIAGIKGVNGTYYDKVWRFRGRLQLDHTGSLTIKNTTTEHTGVYHLSMKIGNSEIPKSYRVTVYAPLPIPVIFIDTLPSSSSSERSSRIFLCSVVNVRDATLSWYKGNSLLSSISVSDLNISLSLPLEVDHQEKNIYRCVVNNPVSNETQHLTNTELYWLGSDSVHYCGTVEAVIRLVISALMGVAAVAAIVVLVYDIKSRTGEKRTDIKLRQRSIR, encoded by the exons ATGACCCACgcgtttattttgttttgtttgtgtttttctcatcTTGTTG GTGTGTTTGTTGTGGAGACAAATGTAGTGAAGTCagtatcagtgatggagggagattctgtcactctaaagaCTGATGATAAACAGGGATATGACAAGATAGAGTGGAGGTTTGGAGATGAGCGAATTGCCGGAATCAAGGGAGTGAACGGTACATATTATGATAAAGTTTGGAGATTCAGAGGCCGACTGCAGCTGGATCACACAGGCTCTCTCACCATTAAAAACACCACAACTGAACACACTGGAGTTTATCATCTAAGTATGAAGATTGGAAATTCAGAGATACCCAAGAGTTACAGAGTTACTGTGTATG CTCCTCTGCCCATTCCAGTAATCTTCATTGACACGTTACCATCCTCTTCATCATCTGAAAGATCTTCGAGGATCTtcttgtgttcagtggtgaatgtgagagATGcaactctctcctggtacaaaggaaacagtttactgtccagcatcagtgtgtctgatctcaacatcagtctctctctacctctggaggtggatcATCAGGAGAAAAACATCTACAGATGTGTAGTGAACAATCCTGTCAGTAACGAGACTCAACATCTCACCAACACTGAACTCTACTGGTTAGGTTCAG ACTCTGTCCACTATTGTGGCACTgttgaagctgtgatccgattggtcatCTCTGCTCTGATGGGCGTGGCTGCTGTGGCTGCCATTGTtgttctggtttatgacatcaaatCCAGAACAGGAGAGAAGAGAACAGACATCAAATTAAGACAACGATCAATcagataa